AAATAGTCAAAACAGTTTAATACCATGACTACGCAAATTAATACCTACCTGACCTTTAGTGGCAATTGCCGCGAAGCAATGACCTTTTACCAAAGCTGTTTGGGAGGTGAATTGGTGTTCCAAACTATTGGAGAGTCGCCTTTGGCAGCACAAATGCCTGAGCAAATGAAAGCGTGTATTTTACATGCTACACTTACCAAAGATAGTTTGCTGTTAATGGGATCCGACATGGTAGCTTCAGCCGGGTTAATATTTGGTAATGCTGTTTCACTTTCTTTAAATTGCGCTAGCGAGGAAGAAATAAGAAACTGTTATAGCAAACTTTCGGTAGGTGGCCATGCTACCCATCCCTTAGAAAATAGTTTTTGGGGTGCTTTGTTTGGTGGCTTAACAGATAAGTATGGAAACCATTGGCTACTTAATTACAATAAAAATTAACAACACAATTAAATTAAAAATAAACTACTATGAAAAAAACAACTACCCTTTACTGGATTATTACTTCTTTGTTTAGTGCATTTATGATTTTCACTGCTGTCCCGGATATTTTAATGGTGCCGGAAGCAGTTACTTTTATGAACCATTTAGGTTATCCCAATTATTTTATTCCATTTATTGGTGTAGCTAAAATTTTAGGTGCTATAGCTATTCTTATTCCTGGTTACCCACGTATTAAAGAATGGGCTTATGCAGGGTTAGCTTACGATTTAATAGGAGCCGTTTACTCAGCTGTATCTACTGATGGTTTTGACACCGGTATGTTATTTATGGTATTGCCATTTGGCTTCTTTGTTTGGTCGTATGTGCTATACCACAAAAAAATAGCAGCTGTTTAAAGCAGACATAAATGGTTGAAGTTTTTAAAACAAATGTGCAGGGAGTGGATGAATCAAAAATGATTATTCAGCAACTCCTTGCACATTTACCCGACAGTAAAATTAACTTTGATTTAGACGATTGTGATTATATTCTGCGAGTAGAATCACTTTGCACCGCCACCGAAAGTATTATTTCTACAGTGCAATCAATGGGCTACCAGTGTGTGGAACTGGTTGATTAGTAAATACAAGTAACTGCTTTACAGTTAGGAACGGGCAGTTTTTTTGTTGGTTAAGTATTACTCCAATACCTTCAAAACCAAATCAAACCTCTTAAAAAAAATATTTATATAGCCCGTAAATAATTTTTACATTGCCCCCTCAAAATTTTATTAAAGAATGAAGAAAATAATTACAAGTGTGCTTATTTTATTGATGCTTGGTGTAAAAGTATCGAAAGCAGATGAAGGCATGTGGTTACCATTGCTATTGCAGGAAAACTATGCCGACATGAAAAAGAAAGGGTTGAAATTAACAGCCGAACAGTTGTACAGTGCCAATAACTCAAGCATGAAAGATGCGATAGTTTGGTTTGGTGGCGGTTGCACAGGCGAGGTTATTTCAAACCAAGGTTTGGTTTTAACCAATCACCATTGCGGATACGATGCCATTGCAGGTAAATCAACCCGAAAAGACAATATTTTAGATAACGGTTTTTGGGCTAAAGATAAAAGCGAAGAAAAACAGATTGAAGGTTTAACAGTAGCTTTTGTAAAAAGCATTAGTGATGTAAGCGCCAAAGTAATGGAAGAGGTAAAAGGCATGGACGAAAAAACACGTACCGCTAAACTACCTAGTATATACAAAAAAATAGTTGACGAAGCTATAAAAGGAACAGGTTACGAAGGCTTGGTACGCGAAATGTACAAAGGCAATGCTTATTACCTGTTTATATTAGAGCGTTTTACCGATATCCGTTTAGTAGGTACACCACCACAAAACATTGGTAAATTTGGTGGCGAAACTGATAACTGGATGTGGCCACGCCACACTGGCGATTTCAGTATGTTCCGTATTTACAGCAGTAAAGACGGCAAGCCGGCTAAATACAGTGAAGAAAATGTTCCTTACACACCAAAACACTCATTACCCATTAACTTAAAAGGTATAAAAAGTGGCGATTACGCTATGATTATGGGTTTTCCTGGTCGTACCAACCGTTATGAGTTTAGCAAAGGTGTGCAGATTATTACCGATAAAGTAGATCCAACCATAGTAGCTTTACGCGATATCCGTTTAAATGCATGGAACGAACAAATGAGCAAAGATGTGGATACACGTTTAAAACTATCTTCAAACAAAGCATCAATTGCCAATTACTGGAAATTTTACAGAGGTGAATATGAGCAATTAAAAAAGAACAAAGTATTTGAACAAAAACAAGCCGAAGAAAAAGCATTTGCTAAATGGGCGGCTGATAAAGACGAATACAAAAACTTATTGGCAGATGTTGACAAAACTTTTGATGCTTACAGGCCAATAAGCCAACAACGTACCTTCTTAAACGAAGCTATTTTAGCACCCACCGTTTCAGCATTGGCAAACTTAGCAAGCGCTATGGAAGATGCAGTAAGCAAAGGCGATGAAAAACAAATAACAGGTTTAAAAGAACAAGTAATGGGCGCTATGGAAGATTTACCATACGAATCGTTAGTGGTAAAAGCCGATAAACGTATTTTTGATAGTATTTTATTGTACTACTACAATAATGTACCAAAAGACCAACAAGCACCATTAATGGGTGAGATTATTGCAAAATACAATGCAGGAAATCCGGCAGCAGCTATTAAAGCTTATACTGATGATGTGTTTGCACACAGTATTTTTGCCGATAAAAAAATGGTAGAAGGCTGGGTTGTTAACCCCCGTTTAAGCATGTTACATAACGATATAGCTTACAAACACGTAAAAGCATTTAAAGACCATTATATCAATAACTATAAATCTAAAGTAGACGCTTTTAACGAAAGCAGTTTAGCCTTAGGCAGATTGTATATTAAAGGTTTAATGGAAATGAACAAAAGCCGCAAGTTCTATCCTGATGCAAATTCATCGTTGCGTTTAACTTACGGTACTGTAAAACCATATGGTAAATTTCCTTTGATTACCAATTTAGATGAAGTAATAGCTAAAAACATAAAATACGCTGATCAACCAGAACAAGAGTTTGCTATTCCTGAAAGATTAAAAGAATTACACAAAGCCAAAGATTACGGTCGTTATGCTA
This DNA window, taken from Bacteroidota bacterium, encodes the following:
- a CDS encoding VOC family protein, translated to MTTQINTYLTFSGNCREAMTFYQSCLGGELVFQTIGESPLAAQMPEQMKACILHATLTKDSLLLMGSDMVASAGLIFGNAVSLSLNCASEEEIRNCYSKLSVGGHATHPLENSFWGALFGGLTDKYGNHWLLNYNKN
- a CDS encoding DoxX family protein, with the protein product MKKTTTLYWIITSLFSAFMIFTAVPDILMVPEAVTFMNHLGYPNYFIPFIGVAKILGAIAILIPGYPRIKEWAYAGLAYDLIGAVYSAVSTDGFDTGMLFMVLPFGFFVWSYVLYHKKIAAV
- a CDS encoding S46 family peptidase, with amino-acid sequence MKKIITSVLILLMLGVKVSKADEGMWLPLLLQENYADMKKKGLKLTAEQLYSANNSSMKDAIVWFGGGCTGEVISNQGLVLTNHHCGYDAIAGKSTRKDNILDNGFWAKDKSEEKQIEGLTVAFVKSISDVSAKVMEEVKGMDEKTRTAKLPSIYKKIVDEAIKGTGYEGLVREMYKGNAYYLFILERFTDIRLVGTPPQNIGKFGGETDNWMWPRHTGDFSMFRIYSSKDGKPAKYSEENVPYTPKHSLPINLKGIKSGDYAMIMGFPGRTNRYEFSKGVQIITDKVDPTIVALRDIRLNAWNEQMSKDVDTRLKLSSNKASIANYWKFYRGEYEQLKKNKVFEQKQAEEKAFAKWAADKDEYKNLLADVDKTFDAYRPISQQRTFLNEAILAPTVSALANLASAMEDAVSKGDEKQITGLKEQVMGAMEDLPYESLVVKADKRIFDSILLYYYNNVPKDQQAPLMGEIIAKYNAGNPAAAIKAYTDDVFAHSIFADKKMVEGWVVNPRLSMLHNDIAYKHVKAFKDHYINNYKSKVDAFNESSLALGRLYIKGLMEMNKSRKFYPDANSSLRLTYGTVKPYGKFPLITNLDEVIAKNIKYADQPEQEFAIPERLKELHKAKDYGRYAMKDGKLPVAFLTDNDITGGNSGSPVIDGEGQIIGLAFDGNWEAMSGNIHFDPANKRTICVDIRYVLWLVDKFGQAPHIVAEMNIVQ